Below is a window of bacterium DNA.
ATCATGCTGTTTGTGGCTTTATGGATGGTTGTTATTTACTTCCCCTTGGCTCACATGGTGTGGGGTATCAATGGTTTGATGAACGGCGTATGGAATGCTGATGCCGCAATTAAAGCAATCGACTTTGCCGGTGGTACGGTGGTGCACATGTCGTCTGGTTGGTCGGCACTTGTATTGTGTATCATTTTAGGTAAACGCATTGGTTTTGGAAAAGACCATATGCCTCCGCACAGCATGGTATTGTGTATGGTAGGTACCGGTATGTTGTGGGTTGGCTGGTATGGATTTAATGCTGGTTCGGCTGTTGCTGCTGACGGTATTGCTTCTAATGCCTTCATGACAACTACTTTGGCTGCAGCCGTGGCTTCGTTTGTATGGGCTATGCTTGAATATGTGATCCGTAGAAAACCTTCTATTTTAGGTTTTTGCTCGGGTGCTGTTGCTGGCTTGGTAGTGATTACTCCTGCTGCCGGTTTTGTAACCGCTTCTTCAGCTGTTATTATTGGTATTTTGGCTGGTTCTGTTCCCTTCTTTGCCGTGTTCAAATTAAAAGGCTGGTTGGGTTATGACGATGCTCTCGATACCTTTGGTGTTCACGCCATTGGTGGAACTTTGGGTGCTTTTGTGACCGGTATTTTTGCCGACGGTACCATTAACCCCAACTTACTTATTAATTTAAAAGACTACGTGGGTTCTACTCTGTGGGTTGAACAATTAAAGGCCATGGGATTAACCATTGCTATGTCGGTTATAGGCACTGTGATTATTGCCTACATTGTAAAAGC
It encodes the following:
- a CDS encoding ammonium transporter — protein: MNPLRIKAIFCLMLMLTAFVGISQTVWAQTSEPSIEQRVADLEAYINNVGRGSDTAGATVSSKVQAPGPGHNGWMMTSAALVLFMTLPGLALFYGGLVRSKNILSVMAQCLGIAGLVTVMWWAFGYSLVFDTGGPYLGELKMAFLKGVDSLPNTNYAYWVSQNVFSMYQMMFAIITPALIIGAIAERMKFSAIMLFVALWMVVIYFPLAHMVWGINGLMNGVWNADAAIKAIDFAGGTVVHMSSGWSALVLCIILGKRIGFGKDHMPPHSMVLCMVGTGMLWVGWYGFNAGSAVAADGIASNAFMTTTLAAAVASFVWAMLEYVIRRKPSILGFCSGAVAGLVVITPAAGFVTASSAVIIGILAGSVPFFAVFKLKGWLGYDDALDTFGVHAIGGTLGAFVTGIFADGTINPNLLINLKDYVGSTLWVEQLKAMGLTIAMSVIGTVIIAYIVKALVGLRPTEEVERQGLDLSEHGEVGYIQ